AGCAGGCGGCTGCCGCCGATCAGTACGCGCAGAAGGCACCCGGTGGTGGCGCGGGGGCGCCGCCGGCCTACGGCGACCGCAGCCCGACCACCTTCCACCAGTTCTCCGTCGGCCGGGTGATGCGCATCGGCCGTGCCCTGGAGAACGACCTGGTCGTCTCCGACCTGCAGGTCTCCCGGAACCACGCCGAGTTCCACGCCACGCCCGACGGCCGCCTGGAGATCCGCGACCTCGGCTCGCACAACGGCACCTATGTCAACGGCCAGCCGATCCCCAAGGGCGGCTCGGTCCAGCTGGGCCCGGCCGACATCGTCGGCGTCGGCCACTCCACCTTCCGGATCGTCGGCGACCGGCTCGAGGAGTTCGTCGACACCGGTGAGGTCTCCTTCTCCGCGCGCCATCTGACCGTCACGGTCGACGGCGGCAAGCAGATCCTGAAGGACGTCTCCTTCGGCGTACCGGAGAAGTCCCTGGTCGCGGTCATCGGCCCGTCCGGTTCCGGCAAGTCGACGCTGCTCAAGGCGCTCACCGGCTACCGGCCCGCCAACCAGGGCGAGGTGCTGTACGACAACCGCAACCTGTACAAGCAGTTCGCCGAGCTGCGCCAGCGCATCGGGCTGGTCCCGCAGGACGACATCCTGCACAAGGAGCTGACCGTCAAGAAGGCCCTGAAGTACGCGGCCAAGCTGCGCTTCCCGGCCGACACCACGGCGCAGGAGCGCGAGGCGCGCATCGACGAGGTGCTGCGCGAGCTGAAGCTGGACATCCACAAGGAGAAGAAGGTCACCTCCCTCTCCGGCGGCCAGCGCAAGCGTGTCTCGGTGGCCCTGGAGCTGCTCACCAAGCCGTCGCTGATCTTCCTCGACGAGCCGACCTCCGGTCTCGACCCGGGCATGGACCGCGATGTCATGCAGCTGCTGCGCGGCCTCGCCGACGACGGCCGTACCGTCCTCGTGGTCACCCACTCGGTGGCCGAGCTGGCGCTGTGCGACAAGCTGCTGGTGATGGCGCCGGGCGGCTCGGTGGCCTACTTCGGCCCGCCGGAGGAGGCGCTGAACTTCTTCGGCTACGACAGCTGGGCCGACGTCTTCTCCGCCTTCGAGAACTACCGCGACTACGACTGGGCGGGCCGCTGGAAGGGCTCGGAGCACTACCAGCTGTACGCGGCGGACATCGACTCCGTCGCCCCGCAGTCCGTCCACCACATGCCTCCGCCGGTGGCCATGAAGCCGCCCAAGCCGCAGGGCTGGGGCTCGCAGCTGCTGACCCTGATCCGGCGCTATGTGTCGGTCATCGCCTCCGACCGGGGCTTTTTGCTGCTGAGCGTGGTCCTGCCGGCCGTCCTCGGCGCGGTCAGCCTGCCGATCCAGCACAACCGCGGTCTGAAGGTCAACGCGGCGATCAACCCGCAGACCGGCCTGCACATCCCCAACGGCACGGCCACCACGGTGCTGCTGATCCTCGCGGTCGGTGCCTGCTTCGCGGGCGCCGCGAACTCCGTGCGTGAGCTGATCAAGGAACGGGTGATCTACGAGCGGGAGCGGGCGACCGGCCTGTCCCGGTCGGCGTACCTGATGTCCAAGGTGGTCGTGCTCGGCACCGTCACCGTGCTCCAGGGACTGCTGGTCGGCGTGATCGGCTTCTCCAGCCGTGTCATCCCCGACCAGGGGCTGATCCTCGGCAGCTCCACCCTCCTGGAGCTGTGCCTGCCGATCATGGCCCTCGGCTTCACCTCGATGATGGTCGGCCTGGTGATCTCCTCGCTGGTGAAGACCGCCGAGAAGACCATGCCGCTGCTCGTGATGTTCGCGATCATCCAGGTCGTCTTCACCGGCTGCCTCTTCACCCTGCACGGCACGCTCGGTGTGAACGAGGTCTCCTACCTGATGCCGTCGCGCTGGGGTGTGGCCGCCGCCGGCACCACGCTGGACTTCAACAACATCGCCCCGAACACCGATGACCCGGGCAGCACCGACCCGCTGTGGAACCACACGGCCGGGGCCTGGGGCATGGACATGTTCGTGCTGATCGTGCTCGGTGTGATCTGCGGCTTCTTCGTGGCCCGCTTCCTGCGCCGCCACGAGCCGGAGGTCATGCGCAAGTAGCCGGCGCACCAGCCACCACGCGAAAGGGCGGCACCCCGCAACGGGGTGCCGCCCTTCTCGCGTACGTCAGAGGTCCGCGCCGGCCTCAGTACGCGCTGTTGACGTTGTCCATCGAGCCGTACCGATGGGCCGCGTAGTTGGCGGCGGCGGTGATGTTGGCGACCGGGTCGTAGATGTTCCACGACGTGCCGGACACGTGGTAGGTGTTGAAGGTGGGCTGGATCACCTGCAGCAGGCCCTTGGACGGGATGCCGTTGACGGCGTTGATGTCCCAGTTGTTGATGGCCATCGGGTTGCCCGAGGACTCACGCATGATGTTGCGCTGCAGGCCGCTGTAGGAGCCCGGGATGTTGTGCTGCTTCATGATGTCCAGCGCCTGCCGGATCCAGCCGTCGAGGTTGTTCGCGTAGGTCTTCGCGGCGACCGGCTGTATGTCGACACGCTGGACGGAGCGGCTCGCGGCCTCCTTGGCGGCGCGGTCCTGCGCGGCCTTCCTGGCGTCGGCGTCGGCGGCGGCCTTCTGCGCGGCGGCCTTCTTGGCGGCGGCCTCGGCGCGCTGCTTGGCGGCCTCGTCGGCGGCCTTCTTCTGCGCGGCGAAGGTGTCCAGCTTGACCGTCTGGGTGGCGAGCTGGTCGGTGACCGTGCCCTTGACGTTCTTCAGCGCCGTGCCGGCGGCGACCTGAGCGGCAGCGGCCGGGGCACCGGTGGTGACGGTGTCGGCGTTGCTGGGCACGGCCGAGAGGGCGATGGCGGCGGTGCCGAGGGCGGCGACGCCGGCGATGGCGATCCGGTGCTGCTTGGTCAGGGCACGACTATGAGCACGGCTGAGGATGTTCTTGGGCATTGGCTGATGGACCTCTTCGATAGCGCGGAGGTCGCTCCTGCGTCCGCCGGGGGAATCGGCTCCTCCCACACGAACGCCGCGGGCCGGAACCCACGGCGCTGAGCGACGGAAACAATTCTTAGCTGGCGCAAAATGCCCAGGCAAAGATGTGACGTACGATCCCCGATAGTGGATCAGGGAAGGGCAAAACGGGACAGACTGGACCGTCTGTCCCGTTCATGTGGGGATGGTTTATCTCCTATGTCGGTTCGTACGTGATGTGGGCCCTATGCGCGGGCTCACATAGGAGACGTAACAGCCTCACCAGGAGTTGCCATCGCAACGCTCTGTGTGAGGGCCCTCATCCGGGAGGATGAGATGGATGTCGCCGAACTCGTGCCACAGGTAGAGCCCCCGGAGCGCCTCCTCGTACGCCCGGTCGACCCCGGCCCGCCCCGCGACCGCCTCCAGCATCAGCAGATGCGAGGCCTCCGGCTCGTGCAGCCCGGTCAGCAGCCCGTCCACCACCCGCACCCCGCGCTCGGGCGTCACGACCAGATCCGTCCACCCCGAGGCCGCCCGCACCACCCCGTCCGGCCCGGCCGCCGACTCCACGGCCCGCACGGCCGTCGTACCCACCGCGAGCACCCGGCCGTCACCGGCCCGCACCGCGTTGATCAGCCGTGCCGACGCCTCCGGCACCGCGAACCGCTCCGGATACGGCGGCTCGTGCGCCTGTGCCGACGCCACCCCCGTGTGCAGTGTGACCGGCGCGAACTGCACACCCCGGCTCACCAGCTCCGCCACCAGGCGCGCGGTGAAGGGCCGCGCCGCACTCGGCATCTCCGCACTGCCCGACCCGTCCGGCGACGGCAGCGCGAACACGGTCTGGTACGCCGACAGCGGCTGGTCCCGTTCCGTATAGGAGTAGCGAATGGGCCGCCCGTACGCGCGCAGCACGGCCAGGACGTCCCCGGCCGGCCGGGCCCACCACAGCCGCTCCCCGCGCGGGCTCAGCGGCTCCTCCAGCACCAGCCGCCCCGCCCCCGGCAGCACCACCTCCGTACCCGCATGCGTGCCCGCACGCGCGCGCGTGGTGCCCCGTCCGTCCGGTTCCCGCAGCTCGACCGCCCACCGGCCGTCGTCCCCGCGCGTGGAGACATGCACCACCACGCGCGCGTGCCCGATCCGCCCGTCCACCGCCGCGGCCAGCGTGGGCGAGGTGTTCACCACCAGCAGATCCCCGGCCCGCAGCAGCCGCGGCAACTCGGGAAAGACGTGATGAGTCACCTCGGTACCGCGCGACACCAGCAGCCGTACGGCGTCCCGGTCCAGCCCCGGCCCGCGCTGCTCGGCCGGCACACGCGCGGACAGCTCTTCCGGAACCCGCACGGTGACGGTCACCGCGCCTCCAGCAGCGCCGGGGCCGCGTACCGCCCGCTGGCCGGCCGCTCGTCCAGCAGCCGCAAAAACGCCGGTACGACCGTGGCGGGCGCCGGACGCGGATCGTCGTCGTCCGGTACGGCCGCCGCGTACAGGTCCGTGGCCATGTCCCCGGGATCCACCGCCCACACCCGCAGGCCGGGCTCCTCCACGCCCAGCACCGCCGCGAGCTGGTCCAGGGCCGCCTTCGAGGCGCCGTAGCCGCCCCACGTCCCGTACGCCTCGGCCGCCGCGTCCGAGCTGACCGCGACCACCGTCCCGGCCGGTGACTCCCGCAGCAGGGGCAGCGCCGCACGGACCAGGCCCAACGCGGCCACCACGTTCACCTCCAGCGCCCGCCGCAGCCCCTCCACGGGCAGTTCGGCCAGCCGCACCAGCGGCTCGGCGCCCAGCGCGCTCGCATTGCTCACCAGCAGGTCGACCCCGCCCAGCCGGCGCGCGGCCGCCACCAGGGCGGTCCGGTGCCCGGCATCCGTCACATCCCCGGCCAGCGCCTCCACGCGCGTGCCGTGCCCCGCGGCACTCTCCGCCGCCTCCTCGAGGCCCTCGGCGCCCCGCGCGTCCAGCACCAGATCCCACCCCCGGGCGGCCAGCGCCTCGGCGAGCGCCCGCCCCAGGCCCTTCGAGGCCCCCGTGATGATCGCAACCGGCATGACTACCGTCCCCTCGTCGCTCTCCGCCCTCCGCCGGGCGGTGACCACACCGTAGGAACGGCACCGCCCCGGCCGCCTCGGACGCGGGCCGCAATACGGAGGGGCCCTTCGGCGTACACCGCACGCCCCGGGCCCCGGGACCTACACCGGGCGTCCTAGGACCAGCGGACCGGGCCCGGCCGCCACCGGTCCGATCCGCGTTGTCACAGCTCGCCGGTACCGTGAGGGCATGAGTCAAGGCCCCCGGTCCGGCCTCGCCGCGGTGAGTTCCGCGCTGCTGGCCATGAGCAGGCATCTGGAGGTGCGCGACGTCCTCAAGACGATCGTCGCCTCCGCCCGCGAACTGCTCGACGCGCAGTACGCCGCGCTCGGCGTCCCCGACGACCACGGCGGCTTCGCCCAGTTCGTCGTCGACGGCGTCAGCGAGGCCCAGTGGAAGGCCATCGGCCCGCTGCCCCGCCAGCACGGCATCCTCGCCGCGATGCTGCACGAGGCCCGCCCCGAGCGCCTCGCCGACGTGCGCAAGGACCCCCGCTTCGAGGGCTGGCCCGCCGCGCACCCGGACCTGGCCGACTTCCTCGGCCTGCCCATCCGCGACGGCGACGAGGTCATCGGCGCTCTCTTCCTCGCCAATAAGAACTGCCCCAAGAAGGACGGGAGTTGCGGCTTCACCGAGGAGGACGAGGAACTGCTCTCCATCCTCGCCCAGCACGCCGCCATCGCCCTCACCAACGCCCGCCTGTACGAGCGCAGCCGCGAACTCACCATCGCCGAGGAACGCTCCCGTCTCGCCCACGAACTGCACGACGCGGTCAGCCAGAAGCTCTTCTCCCTGCGCCTGACCGCCCAGGCCGCGGCGGCCCTCGTCGACCGCGACCCCGCCCGCGCCAAGGGCGAACTGCACCAGGTCGCAGCCCTCGCCGCCGAGGCCGCCGACGAACTGCGCGCCGCCGTCGTGGAGTTGCGCCCCGCGGCCCTGGACGAGGACGGCCTGATCGCCACCCTGCGCACCCAGACCCAGGTCCTCGACCGCGCCCACACCGCGCGCGTGACCTTCACCAGCGGCGGCTTCCGGGCCCTGCCGGCCGCCCAGGAGGAGGCCGTGCTCAGGGTCGCCCAGGAGGCCCTGCACAACGCACTGCGCCACGCCGGCGCCGCACACGTCGACGTGAGCGTGGAGCGGCGCGCCTGCGGAGCCGTGCTGCGCGTCACCGACGACGGCAAGGGCTTCGACCCCCAGGCGGTCCGCCGCGCCGGCCGGCATCTGGGCCTGGTCTCGATGCGGGACCGCGCGAGCGGGGTCGGGGGCACGCTGACCGTGGAGTCGGTGCCCGGCAAGGGCACCACGATCGAACTGGAGGTCCCCGGTGGCTGACCCGATCAAGGTGCTGCTCGTCGACGACCACCAGGTCGTCCGCCGGGGTCTGCGCACCTTCCTGGAGGTGCAGGACGACATCGAGGTCGTCGGCGAGGCCGCCGACGGCGCCGAGGGCGTCGCCCGCGCCGAGGAACTGCGCCCGGACATCGTCCTGATGGACGTCAAGATGCCCGGCATGGACGGCATCGAGGCCCTGCGCCGCCTGCGCGAACTCGACAACCCCGCGCGCGTGCTGATCGTCACCAGCTTCACCGAGCAGCGCACGGTCGTACCGGCCCTGCGCGCGGGCGCCGCCGGATACGTCTACAAGGACGTGGACCCCGACGCCCTCGCCGGCGCCATCCGGTCCGTGCACGCCGGGCACATCCTGCTCCAGCCGGAGGTCGCCGGCGCGCTGCTCTCCCAGGAGGAGGCCAACTCCGGCCAGAGCAGGGGCGGTTCGCTGACCGAACGGGAGCGCGAGGTGCTCGGCCTGATCGCGGACGGCCGCTCCAACCGCGAGATAGCCCGCGCCCTCGTGCTGTCCGAGAAGACCGTCAAGACACATGTCTCGAACATCCTGATGAAACTCGACCTCGCCGACCGCACCCAGGCCGCGCTGTGGGCCGTTCGCCATGGCGTGACCGGCTGAAACGCCCTCGCCGATGCATCACCGAGGGCAACGCGAGGGGTCAGGTTATGGACTGAGATTCATACCGTCGTGGGAATGTCCCCCGGACGGCGCAACCAGCGCCGGTCTCCGCCGTTCTTTAGTGCGTGCTGCGGCGAACCGCCGCGGTGAACGTCTAGGAGGGGTTGGAAAGTGAAGAACCTGAAGAAGGTCGCGGCCGTGACGATGGTGGCCGGTGGCCTGGTGGCCGCCGGTGCGGGGATGGCCTCCGCCACCAGCGGCGCCCACGCCTGCGGCGACGCCCAGGGATCCCCGGGCGTCATCTCGGGTAACGTCGTCCAGGCCCCGCTGCACATCCCGGTGAACGCGTCCGGCAACAGCGTGAACGTGATCGGCGTGCTGAACCCGGCGTTCGGCAACACCGCCAGCAACAACTGAGGTCCGGCCCACCGCGACCACAGGCCTCCCGTGTGCACCGGGAGGCCTGTCGGCTTGCTGCCTACCGCACGCCTCGCTCCCGCTCCTCCACGATGGAGTTGTACGCCGCCACCTGCGCCCTCCGCGCCGTCCGCTCCACAGGCCGCAGCGCCTCGGACCGAGCGGCCATCTCCGCGGAGGTGACCGCCGCCCCGTGCCCGTTGCCGTACGCCAGCGACACCAGCAGCGCGACCCGCTGCGCCAGCTCCAACACCCGCACCGCACGCGGCGGATAGCCCGGCGCCAGCACCTCCTGCCCGCGCTCGGCCCGCGCCCGGTACGCATCGATCGCCGCCTCCGCCACCGGACCCGACCCGGCGACGTCCAGCTTCGACAGCACCTCGGTCGCCTCGCGCAGCGCCTCCGCCAGCTCCCGCTCGGCCTCGCCCAGCGACGGCACATCCGCGGGCGGCGCCTCCCGCACCGGCAGCACATGCCAGACCACCTCGGCATGCACATCGCCCGCGGGCCCGGCCTCGTACACCTGGGGCACCAGACCGAACGCGGCACCGAAGCAGACCACCGCCTCCTCGGCCTCCAGGGCCCGCGCATTGAACTCCGGCGGACCGCTCAGCCCCAGCGGATGCCCCGGCGCCGGCAGCGCCAGGCGCAGCCCGGTCACCCCCAGCGTCCGCAGCCGCCCCAGCGCGAGCGTGAGCCCGACCGGCGCGGACTCCCCGGGCAGCCCCTCCACCCGGTGCACCGTGTCCTCGCCCACAATGGCGAGCGCGGCGTCATCCGGCGAGGCAAGTCCGGCCAAAAGGGCATTTCCCCAAGCGGCAAGGCGTCCTGAACGCGGTTCCGAGAGCATGCTCCCACCCTAAGGACCCGGCCGATGGAATGGAGCGGCACACCGGTGGCGTAGATTTCATGAAGGGCTGCGCCCACCGGCGCGGCGGACCGAGCCACAGGCGCACGCGACAGCCAAGCACCGGCCACACTGCAAGGGGAGACAACGCGCTCATGAGCGATGTTCTTGAGCTTCAGGACGT
Above is a genomic segment from Streptomyces fodineus containing:
- a CDS encoding FHA domain-containing protein; protein product: MPELVLESNGRTWTLDPSRPYTLGRDPQGDIVFDDARVSWRHATVSFNGSSWVIEDHGSTNGTFVQGRRIQQMEIGPGAALHLGNATDGPRLNLSGAAAGQPQQAPYAAQGAGAPGWAQQAPQQPAAQPQAPAPQQAVPHQAQPQAPQPGWQQQAPAFPQQQAAAADQYAQKAPGGGAGAPPAYGDRSPTTFHQFSVGRVMRIGRALENDLVVSDLQVSRNHAEFHATPDGRLEIRDLGSHNGTYVNGQPIPKGGSVQLGPADIVGVGHSTFRIVGDRLEEFVDTGEVSFSARHLTVTVDGGKQILKDVSFGVPEKSLVAVIGPSGSGKSTLLKALTGYRPANQGEVLYDNRNLYKQFAELRQRIGLVPQDDILHKELTVKKALKYAAKLRFPADTTAQEREARIDEVLRELKLDIHKEKKVTSLSGGQRKRVSVALELLTKPSLIFLDEPTSGLDPGMDRDVMQLLRGLADDGRTVLVVTHSVAELALCDKLLVMAPGGSVAYFGPPEEALNFFGYDSWADVFSAFENYRDYDWAGRWKGSEHYQLYAADIDSVAPQSVHHMPPPVAMKPPKPQGWGSQLLTLIRRYVSVIASDRGFLLLSVVLPAVLGAVSLPIQHNRGLKVNAAINPQTGLHIPNGTATTVLLILAVGACFAGAANSVRELIKERVIYERERATGLSRSAYLMSKVVVLGTVTVLQGLLVGVIGFSSRVIPDQGLILGSSTLLELCLPIMALGFTSMMVGLVISSLVKTAEKTMPLLVMFAIIQVVFTGCLFTLHGTLGVNEVSYLMPSRWGVAAAGTTLDFNNIAPNTDDPGSTDPLWNHTAGAWGMDMFVLIVLGVICGFFVARFLRRHEPEVMRK
- a CDS encoding transglycosylase SLT domain-containing protein, encoding MPKNILSRAHSRALTKQHRIAIAGVAALGTAAIALSAVPSNADTVTTGAPAAAAQVAAGTALKNVKGTVTDQLATQTVKLDTFAAQKKAADEAAKQRAEAAAKKAAAQKAAADADARKAAQDRAAKEAASRSVQRVDIQPVAAKTYANNLDGWIRQALDIMKQHNIPGSYSGLQRNIMRESSGNPMAINNWDINAVNGIPSKGLLQVIQPTFNTYHVSGTSWNIYDPVANITAAANYAAHRYGSMDNVNSAY
- a CDS encoding S-adenosylmethionine:tRNA ribosyltransferase-isomerase, with product MTVTVRVPEELSARVPAEQRGPGLDRDAVRLLVSRGTEVTHHVFPELPRLLRAGDLLVVNTSPTLAAAVDGRIGHARVVVHVSTRGDDGRWAVELREPDGRGTTRARAGTHAGTEVVLPGAGRLVLEEPLSPRGERLWWARPAGDVLAVLRAYGRPIRYSYTERDQPLSAYQTVFALPSPDGSGSAEMPSAARPFTARLVAELVSRGVQFAPVTLHTGVASAQAHEPPYPERFAVPEASARLINAVRAGDGRVLAVGTTAVRAVESAAGPDGVVRAASGWTDLVVTPERGVRVVDGLLTGLHEPEASHLLMLEAVAGRAGVDRAYEEALRGLYLWHEFGDIHLILPDEGPHTERCDGNSW
- a CDS encoding SDR family NAD(P)-dependent oxidoreductase; this translates as MPVAIITGASKGLGRALAEALAARGWDLVLDARGAEGLEEAAESAAGHGTRVEALAGDVTDAGHRTALVAAARRLGGVDLLVSNASALGAEPLVRLAELPVEGLRRALEVNVVAALGLVRAALPLLRESPAGTVVAVSSDAAAEAYGTWGGYGASKAALDQLAAVLGVEEPGLRVWAVDPGDMATDLYAAAVPDDDDPRPAPATVVPAFLRLLDERPASGRYAAPALLEAR
- a CDS encoding GAF domain-containing sensor histidine kinase; amino-acid sequence: MSQGPRSGLAAVSSALLAMSRHLEVRDVLKTIVASARELLDAQYAALGVPDDHGGFAQFVVDGVSEAQWKAIGPLPRQHGILAAMLHEARPERLADVRKDPRFEGWPAAHPDLADFLGLPIRDGDEVIGALFLANKNCPKKDGSCGFTEEDEELLSILAQHAAIALTNARLYERSRELTIAEERSRLAHELHDAVSQKLFSLRLTAQAAAALVDRDPARAKGELHQVAALAAEAADELRAAVVELRPAALDEDGLIATLRTQTQVLDRAHTARVTFTSGGFRALPAAQEEAVLRVAQEALHNALRHAGAAHVDVSVERRACGAVLRVTDDGKGFDPQAVRRAGRHLGLVSMRDRASGVGGTLTVESVPGKGTTIELEVPGG
- a CDS encoding response regulator codes for the protein MADPIKVLLVDDHQVVRRGLRTFLEVQDDIEVVGEAADGAEGVARAEELRPDIVLMDVKMPGMDGIEALRRLRELDNPARVLIVTSFTEQRTVVPALRAGAAGYVYKDVDPDALAGAIRSVHAGHILLQPEVAGALLSQEEANSGQSRGGSLTEREREVLGLIADGRSNREIARALVLSEKTVKTHVSNILMKLDLADRTQAALWAVRHGVTG
- a CDS encoding chaplin codes for the protein MKNLKKVAAVTMVAGGLVAAGAGMASATSGAHACGDAQGSPGVISGNVVQAPLHIPVNASGNSVNVIGVLNPAFGNTASNN